From the genome of Acidaminococcus sp.:
TATCGATATGATGAACAAGTCGAACATGTTCAAAATCGTGGCTGTCGCGGGGGCTGAAGTCCTGCGGGGCGCCCATATCGGACTCCTGCCGCTTTGCCTCATGATTATCGTGGTTACGACCATCATCAACCCGTTCATGACGAGCGGTTCTTCCAAGTGGCTCATCATCGCTCCGATGATTGTGCCGATGTTCACCATGCTGAATGTCCATCCGGCCTATGCCCAGCTGGCGTACCGCATCGGTGACTCGGCGACCAACATCTGCTCACCGCTGCAGGAACTGCTGCCTGTCATTATCGGCATGCTGACGCAGTATCAGGCAGAGGGGAAGATTCCTCTGAGGCCCGGTGAAACGGAGCATCGCAAAATCGGTATCGGAACTATCTTCTCCCTTACGATTCCGTATGCGATGGTCATTCTGCTCACCATGACGGCCATGCTGATTGTCTGGCTGACCTTTGATCTTCCTATCGGACCGGGCGTCCCCATGCACATCCATTAAGAGGAATGTGGTCAAAAGCTTCAGCTTTCCTTTCACAACTTTCCGCTCGCAGGTTGCAGTCATTTGAAGCAGTCAGTAACTACAGATTGATTATGACCACTTTTTCCTAAAACAGGGCACATGCTTTATCAAAGTGTGTGCCCTTGATTTATATCTTTTACATACAGCTCACGACTCACAACTTATAACATATAGCATGCCTCATCTGGCAGTGCTATACTAAAAATAACTTATCACTTGAGGAGGCTCATGTTCTATGCTCATTCAGCATGCTCACATAGTAAGTCCCCATGTCGAAGAAGGGGACTATGATATTCGAATCCGGGACGGTAAAATTGCCGAAGTCGGGGAGTCCCTTTCCGCAGAGGGGGAAACTCTTTTTGATGCCGCCGGAGCTTACGTCACACCGGGGCTCATCGATGCTCACACCCATCTGGGGCTCAAGGCCGACTCCCTTGGCGACTTTTATGCCGATCACAACGAAAAGAAGATGATTCTTGCTCCGGAAATGCGTGCTATTGACGCCATCAATCCCCTGGACCGTACTTTTGAAGAGGCACGGAAGGCGGGGATTACGACCTGCGCCAGCGGCCCGGGCTCCCTCAACGTCATTGGGGGTCAGTTTGCCTGTATCAAGACGCGAGGCAAAATCATCGATGAAATGGTTCTTGATCCTTATTTTGCCATGAAGTGCGCCCTGGGAGAGAACCCCAAGAAGGGTTACGAAACCACGAGAATGGGCATTGCTTCGACGCTTCGGGAATTTCTGCTGGCAGCCAAAGTTTATGCCGAAAGCAAGGTGCGGGATTATGACCGTAAATTTGAACCCATGGTTCCCGTCATGCGCCGGGAAAAAGCCCTCAAGATTCATTGTCATGAAGCCCAGGATATCGTCACGGCCATTCGTATCTGTGATGAATTTCACCTCAAATTTACCTTGGATCATGTGACTTGTGGTACGGATATCATTGAATACCTGCAAAAAAGACCGGAAATTCCTCTGCTTATCGGTCCGAGCCTTGGCGCCCGCGGGAAGGTCGAGCTTCATGGCAAGGGCTTTGAAGGAGCAGCACGGCTGTCGGAAGGACGGGACATCTGCCTCATTACGGACGCACCGGTCATTCCGCTGCAGTATCTGCCCGTTTGTGCTGGCATTGCCATTAGTAAGGGTATGGATGAAAGAAAAGCCCTTGAAGCCATTACCATCAATCCTGCCCGTGTCATGGGCGTCGATAATCGCGTCGGGAGCGTGGAAGTTGGTAAAGATGCGGATTTGGTGTTCTATAAGGAGAAGCCGTTTAGGGTGATTCAGGATCCGCTCAGAGTGATGATGGATGGGGAGTTTGTAGAGGACTGACGGGGCAGGTTAAAGGCACCTGCCTTACCCGGGTGCTCGGCTGGCCTCGCACGCCTTGTAAGGCAGAGTTTTTTCTAAGGAAGTTTTTGATGTCCTTTGCAGAATCCATCTCCATCTGCTTTGTCAGGCGGGCACGTGACCCATCGAGGTACTATTTGTGTACATCTTCTGGGTCCCGTGCCCGTCTTTCGCGCATCTGGAGCCGTCTTGCAGCAGAGTCCATCAGAAACAATATAAAAAGAGGTTCTTCACGGAAATTTGTGGACTAAAAGACATTTGACTATTGAAAAAGGACATTAACTCCTCCAAAATATAATCGTCGAAACCATACCTTGGGAGGAGAAAATGTCCTTTACTAATTACACTATTCAAAATAATGCAGAATGTCAAGATGTCTTTTACAATGTCTTCATGCCGGAAGACCCTTTTGATGACAGCCAG
Proteins encoded in this window:
- a CDS encoding amidohydrolase family protein; protein product: MLIQHAHIVSPHVEEGDYDIRIRDGKIAEVGESLSAEGETLFDAAGAYVTPGLIDAHTHLGLKADSLGDFYADHNEKKMILAPEMRAIDAINPLDRTFEEARKAGITTCASGPGSLNVIGGQFACIKTRGKIIDEMVLDPYFAMKCALGENPKKGYETTRMGIASTLREFLLAAKVYAESKVRDYDRKFEPMVPVMRREKALKIHCHEAQDIVTAIRICDEFHLKFTLDHVTCGTDIIEYLQKRPEIPLLIGPSLGARGKVELHGKGFEGAARLSEGRDICLITDAPVIPLQYLPVCAGIAISKGMDERKALEAITINPARVMGVDNRVGSVEVGKDADLVFYKEKPFRVIQDPLRVMMDGEFVED